A genomic stretch from Setaria viridis chromosome 1, Setaria_viridis_v4.0, whole genome shotgun sequence includes:
- the LOC117862483 gene encoding dehydration-responsive element-binding protein 1G codes for MLRLVPPPAQHRIRRAPAMDVGAFSSDYSSGTPSPVAAGGGGGADGDDAGGGSSSYMTVSSAPPKRRAGRTKFKETRHPVYKGVRRRNPGRWVCEVREPHGKQRIWLGTFETAEMAARAHDVAALTLRGRAACLNFADSPRLLRVPPMGAGHDEIRRAAAVAADQFRPPPDQGNVAAEEAAAAQPEALPSATQNFDDPYCIIDDKLDFGMQGYLDMAQGMLIDPPPMAGSSTSGADDDDNGEVKLWSY; via the coding sequence ATGCTCCGACTCGTTCCTCCCCCCGCTCAGCACCGCATCCGCCGGGCACCCGCCATGGACGTCGGCGCGTTCAGCAGCGACTACTCCTCGGGGACgccgtcgccggtcgccgccggcggcggcggcggcgcggacggcgaTGACGCAGGCGGCGGCTCGTCCTCGTACATGACGgtgtcgtcggcgccgcccaAGCGGCGCGCCGGGCGGACCAAGTTCAAGGAGACGCGGCACCCGGTGTACAAGGGCGTCCGCCGGAGGAACCCCGGGAGGTGGGTCTGCGAGGTGCGGGAGCCGCACGGCAAGCAGCGGATATGGCTCGGGACCTTCGAGACCGCCGAGATGGCCGCACGCGCGCACGACGTCGCCGCGCTCACcctgcgcggccgcgccgcctgcctCAACTTCGCCGACTCGCCGCGCCTGCTCAGGGTCCCTCCGATGGGCGCCGGCCATGACGAGATACGgcgggcggccgccgtcgcggccgacCAGTTCCGGCCGCCTCCCGATCAGGGCAATGtggccgccgaggaggccgccgctgcACAGCCGGAGGCCTTGCCTAGCGCGACGCAGAACTTCGATGACCCGTACTGCATTATCGATGACAAGCTCGACTTTGGGATGCAGGGGTACCTCGACATGGCGCAAGGGATGCTCATTGACCCGCCACCCATGGCTGGTTCGTCCACCAGTGGCGCCGACGACGATGACAACGGTGAGGTTAAGCTCTGGAGCTACTGA